One part of the Homo sapiens chromosome 19, GRCh38.p14 Primary Assembly genome encodes these proteins:
- the IZUMO1 gene encoding izumo sperm-egg fusion protein 1 isoform 2 (isoform 2 is encoded by transcript variant 2), giving the protein MLHLQKETFATYVARFQKEAYCPNKCGVMLQTLIWCKNCKKEVHACRKSYDCGERNVEVPQMEDMILDCELNWHQASEGLTDYSFYRVWGNNTETLVSKGKEATLTKPMVGPEDAGSYRCELGSVNSSPATIINFHVTVLPKMIKEEKPSPNIVTPGEATTESSISLQPLQPEKMLASRLLGLLICGSLALITGLTFAIFRRRKVIDFIKSSLFGLGSGAAEQTQVPKEKATDSRQQ; this is encoded by the exons ATGTTGCACTTGCAAAAGGAAACCTTTGCCACCTATGTTGCTCGATTCCAAAAAGAGG CTTATTGTCCCAACAAATGTG GTGTGATGTTGCAAACTCTGATCTGGTGCAAGAACTGCAAAAAGGAGGTTCACGCTTGTCGAAAGTCCTACGATTGCGGGG agcGGAATGTGGAAGTTCCTCAAATGGAAGACATGATCCTGGACTGTGAGTTAAACTGGCATCAGGCTTCGGAAGGCCTCACTGATTACAGCTTTTACAGG GTTTGGGGGAACAATACGGAGACCTTGGTGTCCAAGGGGAAAGAGGCCACCCTGACCAAGCCCATGGTGGGTCCAGAGGATGCAGGCAGCTACCGCTGCGAGCTGGGCTCTGTGAATTCCAGCCCAGCCACGATCATCAATTTTCACGTCACAG TGTTGCCCAAAATGATCAAGGAGGAAAAACCTTCTCCAAATATCGTAACCCCGGGGGAGGCGACCACGGAGTCGTCCATAAGCCTCCAGCCTCTGCAGCCCGAGAAAATGCTGGCAAGCCGCCTTCTGGGGCTGCTGATCTGCGGCTCCCTAGCACTGATAACCGGCCTTACCTTTGC GATATTTCGTCGAAGGAAGGTGATCGATTTCATCAAATCCTCACTGTTTGGCCTTGGCAGTGGAGCGGCCGAGCAAACCCAGGTCCCAAAAGAAAAGGCCACAGATTCGAGGCAACAATAA
- the IZUMO1 gene encoding izumo sperm-egg fusion protein 1 isoform 3 (isoform 3 is encoded by transcript variant 3) produces MEDMILDCELNWHQASEGLTDYSFYRVWGNNTETLVSKGKEATLTKPMVGPEDAGSYRCELGSVNSSPATIINFHVTVLPKMIKEEKPSPNIVTPGEATTESSISLQPLQPEKMLASRLLGLLICGSLALITGLTFAIFRRRKVIDFIKSSLFGLGSGAAEQTQVPKEKATDSRQQ; encoded by the exons ATGGAAGACATGATCCTGGACTGTGAGTTAAACTGGCATCAGGCTTCGGAAGGCCTCACTGATTACAGCTTTTACAGG GTTTGGGGGAACAATACGGAGACCTTGGTGTCCAAGGGGAAAGAGGCCACCCTGACCAAGCCCATGGTGGGTCCAGAGGATGCAGGCAGCTACCGCTGCGAGCTGGGCTCTGTGAATTCCAGCCCAGCCACGATCATCAATTTTCACGTCACAG TGTTGCCCAAAATGATCAAGGAGGAAAAACCTTCTCCAAATATCGTAACCCCGGGGGAGGCGACCACGGAGTCGTCCATAAGCCTCCAGCCTCTGCAGCCCGAGAAAATGCTGGCAAGCCGCCTTCTGGGGCTGCTGATCTGCGGCTCCCTAGCACTGATAACCGGCCTTACCTTTGC GATATTTCGTCGAAGGAAGGTGATCGATTTCATCAAATCCTCACTGTTTGGCCTTGGCAGTGGAGCGGCCGAGCAAACCCAGGTCCCAAAAGAAAAGGCCACAGATTCGAGGCAACAATAA